A segment of the Georgenia sp. M64 genome:
CCCGGTCGCGGCCGTCACCCTCACCCAGGCGGAGTGGGACCTCATGGGTGAGCACGGCATGGCCCGGATCCCCAAGGACAAGCTGCTCATGCAGCTCGGCGCCATCCTGGACGGCCTCGACCCGGAGGAGCGCAAGCACTTCCTCAAGAACGTGCCCGCACCCGCGCGGCTGCTGTGGGCGCTGCTCGGCAGGCGCAGGTACGCCCAGGCCAAGCGCGAGCTCTACGCCGACCTCACCCCCGCCTGACGGGCGTCCAACCCGGTCCGGCCTCAGCAGGGCGGGCCGTTGTGTCCGTGCACGCACGGACCCGCGGCGAGCGTCGTCCGGCGCCTACGGGGTGTAGCCGAGGTTGGGCCCGAGCCACGTCTCGGCCTGGGCCACCGACCAGCCCTTCCGGGCGGCGTAGTCGGTCACCTGGTCGCGGCCGAGCTTGCCGATGGCGAAGTACCTCGCCTCGGGGTGGCCGATGATGAGGCCGGACACCGCCGACGTCGGCGTCATCGCGCACGACTCGGTCAGCGCCATGCCGGCCTCGTCCGCCCCGAGGAGGGCGAAGAGGGTGCGCTTCTCGGTGTGGTCCGGCTGCGCGGGGTAGCCGGGCGCCGGGCGGATGCCGGCGTAGCGCTCGCGGACGAGGTCGGTGACCGGCAGGTCCTCGTCCGGCGCGTAGCCCCACAGGTCGCGGCGCACGTACCGGTGGACCCACTCGGCGAACGCCTCGGCGAGCCGGTCGGCGAGGGTCTGGGCGAGGATCGCGGAGTAGTCGTCGTGGTCGGCCCGGAACGTCGCGGCGAGCTCGTCCGCGCCGTGGACGCCGACGGCGAAGCCGCCGAGGTGGTCGCCCGCCGGGGCGACGAAGTCAGCGAGCGCCGCGTACCCGTTCGCGCGCTCCTTCTGCTGACGCAGGGTGTGCAGCCGCACGCCCTCGCCCGCCGACGAGCCCGCGGGGGCGCCGTCGGGCCGGGCGCTGCCGTCGGACGGTCCGCCGTCGTCCGGCTCGACGACGATGTCGTCGCCCTCCCGGTGCGCCGGCCACAGCCCGACGACGCCGCGGGCGACGAGCAGCTTCTCCTCCACGATCCGCGCGAGCAGGGCCTGACCGTCGGCGAAGAGGTGGCGGGCCTGCTCGCCCTGGCGCGGGTCGTCGAGGATCGCCGGGTAGGTGCCGCGCAGCTCCCACGCGGAGAAGAACGGCGTCCAGTCGATGATGTCGACGAGCTCGGCGAGGTCCGGCTCGATCACCCGCCGGCCGAGCACCTGCGGGGTGGGCTGGCCGGGGGCCTCGACGGCGCGGCTGCCGGCGCGCGCCGTCGCCAGGTCGACGAGGGTGACCTTCTTCGCCCCGTGGCGCTCGCGCAGCTCGGCGTACTCGGCGCCGACCCGGGCGGCGATGGCGGACTCGCGGCCGATGACGTCGGCCGCCACCCCGACCGCGCGGCTGGCGTCGACGACGTGCACCACCGTGCCGGAGTAGGCGGGGTCGATCTTGACGGCGGTGTGCGCTGCGGAGGTGGTCGCCCCGCCGATGAGCAGCGGCGTGGTCAGACCCCGTCGGGTCATCTCGGTCGCGACGCCGACCATCTCGTCCAGGCTCGGGGTGATGAGCCCGGACAGGCCGATGACGTCGGCGCCGATCTCGGCGGCGGTGTCGAGGATCTTCGCCGCCGGCACCATGACGCCGAGGTCGGTCACCTCGTAGCCGTTGCACGCCAGGACCACGCCGACGATGTTCTTGCCGATGTCGTGGACGTCGCCCTTGACGGTGGCCATGACGACCCGGCCCTTGACGTGGCCGCCCGTCTCGGCCGCCGCGGCCTCGAGGTAGGGGGTCAGGTGCGCCACGGCCCGGCGCATGACGCGGGCGGACTTGACCACCTGCGGGAGGAACATCTTGCCGCTGCCGAACAGGTCGCCGACGACGTCCATGCCGTCCATGAGCGGGCCCTCGATGACCGACAGGGCCGAGCCGAGCTCGGTGTAGGCCTCCTCGGCGTCCTCGACGACGTGGTCGGCGATGCCGTGGACGAGCGCGTGGCGCAACCGGTCGGCCACGGGGGCCTCGCGCCACGCGTTCCGGGCGGCTGCGCCGTCGCCGGCCTCGCGGGCCTGGCCGCGGTAGCTCTCGGCGAGGGTGATGAGGCGGTCGGTGGCGTCCTCGCGCCGGGCGAGGACGACGTCCTCCACGGCCTCGCGCAGCTCGGGGTCGATGTCCTCGTAGACGCCGAGCATCCCGGCGTTGACGATCCCCATGTCCAGGCCCGCGCGGATGGCGTGGAAGAGGAAGACGGTGTGCATGGCCTCGCGGACCACGTTGTTCCCGCGGAAGCTGAACGAGACGTTGGAGATCCCGCCGCTGACCAGGGCGCCGGGCAGGTTCGCCTTGATCCACCGGGTGGCCTCGATGAAGTCCAGTGCGTAGCGGTCGTGCTCGCTCATGCCGGTGGCGACGGTGAGGACGTTGGGGTCGAAGACGATGTCCTGCGGATGCACGCCGGCGCGCTCGGTGAGGAGGCGGTACGCACGCTCGCACACCTCGGTGCGGCGCTCGTAGGTGTCGGCCTGGCCCTGCTCGTCGAAGGCCATGACGACCATGGCGGCGCCGTGGCTGCGCACCACCGCCGCCCTGCGCAGGAACTCCTCCTCGCCGTCCTTGAGCGAGATGGAGTTGACGACGCCGCGCCCCTGGAGGCACTTCAGGCCCGCCTCGAGGACGTCCCAGCGGGAGGAGTCGACCATCACCGGCACGCGGGAGATGTCCGGCTCGCCGGCGAGGAGGTTGAGGAAGTGCGTCATGGCCTCGACGCCGTCGAGCATGCCCTCGTCGAGGTTGACGTCGATGATCTGCGCGCCGGCGTCGACCTGCTGGCGGGCGATCTGGATGGCGAGGTTCCAGTCGCCGTCCATGACGGCGGCGCGGAAGCGGGGGGAGCCGGTGACGTTGGTGCGCTCGCCGACGTTGATGAAGTTCAGCTCGGGCGTGACCTCGAACGGCTCCAGGCCGGACAGGCGCAGCCGGTGGGCGAGCGTCGCGGGGATGCGCGGGCGGGCGTCGCGCACGGCAGCGGCGATGGCGGCGATGTGCTCGGGCGTCGTCCCGCAGCAGCCGCCGACGATGTTGACCATGCCGTGGGTCGCGAAGTCGCCGAGCGTGGCGGCCATCTGCTCCGGCGTCTCGTCGTAGCCGCCGAAGGCGTTGGGCAGGCCGGCGTTGGGGTGGACGGAGACCAGGCGCTCGGTCGCGGCGCCGATCTCGCCGAGGTAGGGGCGCATGGCCTCCGGGCCCAGCGCGCAGTTGAGGCCGACCGAGAGCAGGTCGGCGTGCTCGGTGGAGATGACGAACGCCTCGGGGGTCTGGCCCGAGAGTGTGCGGCCGGACGCGTCGGTGATCGTGCCCGAGAGCATCACCGGGACGCGGCGGCCGAGCTCGGCGCCGACGTCCTCGACGGCGTGCAGGGCGGCCTTGGCGTTGAGGGTGTCGAAGACCGTCTCGACGAGGACGAGGTCAGCCCCGCCGTCGAGAAGCGCGCGGGCCTGCTCGGTGTAGGCGGTGCGGAGGTCGTCGTAGGTGACGGCGCGGTACTCGGGCCGCTCGACGTCGGGGGAGAGGGAGGCCGTGCGGTTGGTGGGGCCCATCGCGCCGGCCACCCAGCGGGGGCGGCCGTCGGCTGCGGTGAGCTCGTCGGCGACCTCGCGGGCCAGGCCCGCGGCGCGGCGGTTGATCTCCGGGACGAATGCTTCGGTGCCGTAGTCCGCCTGGGCGATGGAGGTAGCGGTGAAGGTGTTGGTCGTCGCGATGTCCGCGCCGGCCTCGAAGTAGCGGCGGTGGACGTCGCGGATGACGTCGGGGCGGGTCAGTGCGAGGAGGTCGAAGTTGCCCTGGTAGGAGCGGGCGGCCTCGGCGCCGTCGAAGAGGAAGTCCTCCTCGGTCAGGCCGGCCTGCTGCAGGAGCGAGCCCCAGGCGCCGTCGAGGACGAGGATGCGCTCGCGGGCGGCCTCGCGCAGATCTGCTCCGGTCATGGGTCTCACCTCCGTCCGGGCCGACACGGTGCCGATCCGTCTACCCAGGGTAGGTCGGCGTCCGGATGGTGGAGAGGTGGTCCCGCCAGGTGGGCGCGGACCCGAGCTCGCCGGTCCTTCGCGGTCAGGAAGGGGAACGCGCTCGCGAAGGCGCGCTGCCCCCATATGCTTCGCGGGATGAGGACCGTTCCGGAGGACCGATTTGAGTGACAACCGACATTCCTCAGCCCACCCGGAGCGGTCGCCGTGGCACGGAGCCGCCGGGCCCCACAGCGGGCAGGCGCGCGCGCCCGTCCCGGCGAACCGGTACGTGCAGCTAGCCCCGACCGGGACGGTCCGCGGGACCGGGACTGTGATCGTCCTGATGATCCTCACGCTGGGCCTGTACCGCCTCTACTGGTACTACTCGGTCCACGACGAGATGCGACGCCACACCGGTACCGGTATCGGCGGCGGTGCCGCAGTTCTCATCGCCCTCTTCGCGGGCGTCGTCTCCCCGTTCCTGGTCGCGCACACGGTCGGTCGGCTCTACGAGTCGCGATCGTGGAGACCGCCCGTCTCGGCACTCACCGGCTTGTGGGTCGTGCCCGGCGCCGCTCTTGTGATCGGTCCTCTGATCTGGTTCGTCCGCACCAACGGCGCCCTCAACGACTTCTGGCGCGGCGCGCGGCTCGCCTGGTCGAGGTAGTCAGAGTCACCGGTTGAGCCGACGGATGTGGTCGCCGCGTCCGTGGGTTGTGCGCCGTCCTGGGATGACAGGGACGTGGACGCCCGCTCGAGGAATGGCGACGGGGCTTTACCGGCGGTGTGGTCATCTGCCCCCTTTTCGGAGGGCTGGCAAGATGGGCGGCATGGTCATCTCCGCGGACGGTCCGGACCGCTCGACGTCCGCCCGGCCGGTCGGGGGCACGCCTCCTCCAGTTCTCCGGGCGCGGCCTCCGGCACCCGGGCGGGGAGCAGCGTTGTTGGCCGTCGTCCTTCTCTCGGCCGGACTCGCCGCGTGCACCTCGGGGCCGCCGTCGGCGGATGGCGCCGCGGAGGACCTCGCCGCCGCCCTGCAGAGCGGAGATCTCACCGCCGCGCCGCTGGCGTCGGAGGGGCGTGAGACTGCCCCCGCCGAGGCCGCGGAGGTGCTCGGCGCGGTCGGTGATCTCCCACGCCAGGTGGAGGCCACCGTCGGCGGGGTCGACGACAGCGGTGAGAGCCCGGTCGTCCCGGTCGAGCTGGTGTGGACCGTCGACGTCGACTCCACGCCGGCCGACCTCACCTGGACGACGACGGCGGAGCTCATGTACGACGGCGAGTCGTGGCTGGTGCCGTGGGCGCGGACCCTTGTGCACCCTGACGTCGACGGCGGCGGTGTCCTCGACCTCAGCCGGACGCCGGCGGCGCGCGGGACCGTGCTCGGTGCGGGCGGCGTCGACATCGTCACGGAGCGGGAGGTGCTGCGAATCGGCGTCGACAAGGCCAACGCCGCCGACCCCACGGCCGCGGCGCTCGCCCTGGCGGAGATCCTGGGCTTCGACGATCACCAGGGGTACGCCGACCGGGTCGCCGCCGCGGGGGAGCGTGCCTTCGTCGAGGCGATCGTCGTCCGCCGGTTCGACCACGGCGACCTCGACGTCGAGGCTGCCCTGGCCGTGCCCGGTGTGCTCGGGGTCGAGGGCACCCTTCCGCTCGCCCCGACCGCGGAGTTCGCCAGGCCGGTCCTCGGAACGGTCGGGGCGGCGACGGCGGAGATCGTGGAGGAGTCGGAAGGTGCTGTACGGGCGGGCGACGTCGTCGGGCTCTCCGGCCTCCAGCGCCAGTACGACGACGCCCTGCGCGGGGAGCCGGGTACGACGGTCGTGCTCCGGCACGGTGATGGGACCACCGAGGAGCTGTTCGAGTCGGAGCCGCAGCCCGGGGCGGACGTCACCACCACCCTCGACCCCGAGCTGCAGATGGTCGCCGAGGGGATTTTGGAACCGGTGAGCTCGGCCAGTGCGCTCGTGGCCGTGCGCCCGTCCACCGGCGAGGTGCTCGTCGCGGCGAGCGGTCCGGGCTCCGCCGGGCTGAGCACCGCGACCCTGGGGACCTATCCCCCCGGGTCGACCTTCAAGGTCGCCACCGCGTTGGCACTGCTGCGCTCCGGCCTGGCACCGACGGACGCGCTCGAGTGCCCGGCCACGGTGGTCGCTGACGGCCGCGAGTTCCCGAACTACCCCGGCTTCCCCGACGACGGGCTCGGCGCGACCACCCTGGAGCGAGCGATCGCGACGTCCTGCAACACCGCCCTCATCGGGGTGCGGGACCGCGTGTCCGCCGGCGACCTGGCCGCGGCCGCCGCCAGCCTGGGGCTCGGGGTGCCGGCCGACGTCGGCGTGCCTGCCGTGGCCGGTGACGTCCCGGTCGACCAGGAGGGGACCGAGCTGGCCGCCGCCATGATCGGGCAGGGCCGGGTCACCGCCTCGCCGCTGGCGATGGCGACCGTGGCGGCGAGCGTCGCCGCCGGTGCGCGGGTGAGCCCGGTCCTGGTCACCGACGTCGGCGGGGAACCACCCGCGGCGTCGGAGGGGGACCGTGACGGCGCGGGCGACGACGGCGCAGGGAGTGGTGCGGATGTTGCCGAGCCGGCGCCGCTCACCGAGGAGGAGGCCGCTGCCCTGCGCGCGATGATGCGCGCCGTCGTCCTGGAGGGGACCGGCACCCGTCTCTCCGGCGTGACCGGTGACGTCCACGCGAAGACCGGCACCGCGGAGTACGGGGAGACCGGCGCCACCCGCGAGCACGCTTGGACGATCGCCTTCCGCGACGACCTCGCTGTCGCCGTCTTCGTCGAGGAGGGCGTCTCGGGGGCGGACACCGCCGTCCCGCTCGTCGCGCAGTTCCTCGAGTCGGTGCGGTAGGCCGGACCTGCCCTCTCGCCCGCCCGGCCGATCGCCCGCCCGGCCGATCGCCCGCCGCGGGCGATCCCGTCGCGAACGATCCCTTCGTCGCCGAACGATCACCCCGTAACCGAGTGAGAGTGGTCTACCGGGATCGTTCGGCAACAAAGTGATCAGTGGCGGAATGTCCCGCTGCTGCGGGCAACAGAGGGATCAGTGGCGGAATGGCCCGGTGCGGCTGGTCACAGAGCGCTCAGTCGCGAACCAGCGGCCGGGCTCGTGTTCGCCCGGGCCGCCCGGCACCCGCCCTACGGTGAGACCGTGAGCATCGACCCGAACGAGCTGCTGGCCGGTCCCCGCGGCAGGCGGCTGTGTCTCGTGCTCGCAGCGACGCCCGGTGAGGGCGGTGGTGCTCGGGAGGCCGAGGAGCTCCGCGTCGCGGTGACGTGGGCGGCGTACGACCTCGACCCGGGCCGCGGGACGTCCCGGGTCGTGCTCGCCTTCGCCGACGCGACGGGGACCGCGGAGCCCGAGGTGCCACGGTCCTCGAGCGCCGACGTCGCCCACCTCCTCGACGCCGTGCCGCTGAGCGCCCCCGGCCCGCGCACACTGCTCGACGCCCTGGGCCTGGCGGTCGACTTCGCGCGCTACTGGCAGGAGCCCGACGGCGAGGACGTCCTCGCCGCGGCCCAGGAGGTGCGTGAGGCCCTCGCCCGGGTCGCGCACGTCGTCGCCGGTGCAGCGGCGGCAGCATGGTGGACGAACCCGGTCGACAGGTCGGACCAGTGGTCGGTGACGTTCACGGACGGGCCGACGCCGACGCCGACGCCGGCGCCGCCGCCGGAGACCGTGGCCGAGCGCCTCGCGAGGTGGCGTCATGGCGCGGCCGCCGAGGAGGCGAGGGCCGCGCGGGAACGTCCCCACGATCCGAGCGCGAGCTGGAGCGGCACGTGGTGGTCGACCCCACCGTCCGACCTCAGACGCACCACCCGCAGGCTCGCGGGCCTCGGCCCCGCCGGACTGTGGCTGGTGGAGGACGCCGGGGGCTGGGACGAGGCCACCGCGCGACCGGTCACGGTCCCGCCCGAGGCGGCGGTGTACGAGATCGACGGGCCATTGGCGTGGGCGGAGCTGTGCCGGCGCTACCCCCTCGAGGTGACGGCGTCGCGCCGGCACGACTGGTACCGGACCACGGGACAGGACTCCCGCTGGGTCCAGCCGGACTGGTCCCGCGTCGCGGCCGACGTCGACGCGGTGCACCTGACGGTGGCCGGCTACCTCACGACCGCCGGCCGGGCGATCCCCGTCACCGACGACCTGCGCACCGTGCTCGCGGGCTGGAACCCGGACGAGACCTTCTGGCTGACCGACCGCGTCACGCCC
Coding sequences within it:
- a CDS encoding penicillin-binding transpeptidase domain-containing protein; amino-acid sequence: MAVVLLSAGLAACTSGPPSADGAAEDLAAALQSGDLTAAPLASEGRETAPAEAAEVLGAVGDLPRQVEATVGGVDDSGESPVVPVELVWTVDVDSTPADLTWTTTAELMYDGESWLVPWARTLVHPDVDGGGVLDLSRTPAARGTVLGAGGVDIVTEREVLRIGVDKANAADPTAAALALAEILGFDDHQGYADRVAAAGERAFVEAIVVRRFDHGDLDVEAALAVPGVLGVEGTLPLAPTAEFARPVLGTVGAATAEIVEESEGAVRAGDVVGLSGLQRQYDDALRGEPGTTVVLRHGDGTTEELFESEPQPGADVTTTLDPELQMVAEGILEPVSSASALVAVRPSTGEVLVAASGPGSAGLSTATLGTYPPGSTFKVATALALLRSGLAPTDALECPATVVADGREFPNYPGFPDDGLGATTLERAIATSCNTALIGVRDRVSAGDLAAAAASLGLGVPADVGVPAVAGDVPVDQEGTELAAAMIGQGRVTASPLAMATVAASVAAGARVSPVLVTDVGGEPPAASEGDRDGAGDDGAGSGADVAEPAPLTEEEAAALRAMMRAVVLEGTGTRLSGVTGDVHAKTGTAEYGETGATREHAWTIAFRDDLAVAVFVEEGVSGADTAVPLVAQFLESVR
- a CDS encoding DUF4234 domain-containing protein — protein: MQLAPTGTVRGTGTVIVLMILTLGLYRLYWYYSVHDEMRRHTGTGIGGGAAVLIALFAGVVSPFLVAHTVGRLYESRSWRPPVSALTGLWVVPGAALVIGPLIWFVRTNGALNDFWRGARLAWSR
- the metH gene encoding methionine synthase; translation: MTGADLREAARERILVLDGAWGSLLQQAGLTEEDFLFDGAEAARSYQGNFDLLALTRPDVIRDVHRRYFEAGADIATTNTFTATSIAQADYGTEAFVPEINRRAAGLAREVADELTAADGRPRWVAGAMGPTNRTASLSPDVERPEYRAVTYDDLRTAYTEQARALLDGGADLVLVETVFDTLNAKAALHAVEDVGAELGRRVPVMLSGTITDASGRTLSGQTPEAFVISTEHADLLSVGLNCALGPEAMRPYLGEIGAATERLVSVHPNAGLPNAFGGYDETPEQMAATLGDFATHGMVNIVGGCCGTTPEHIAAIAAAVRDARPRIPATLAHRLRLSGLEPFEVTPELNFINVGERTNVTGSPRFRAAVMDGDWNLAIQIARQQVDAGAQIIDVNLDEGMLDGVEAMTHFLNLLAGEPDISRVPVMVDSSRWDVLEAGLKCLQGRGVVNSISLKDGEEEFLRRAAVVRSHGAAMVVMAFDEQGQADTYERRTEVCERAYRLLTERAGVHPQDIVFDPNVLTVATGMSEHDRYALDFIEATRWIKANLPGALVSGGISNVSFSFRGNNVVREAMHTVFLFHAIRAGLDMGIVNAGMLGVYEDIDPELREAVEDVVLARREDATDRLITLAESYRGQAREAGDGAAARNAWREAPVADRLRHALVHGIADHVVEDAEEAYTELGSALSVIEGPLMDGMDVVGDLFGSGKMFLPQVVKSARVMRRAVAHLTPYLEAAAAETGGHVKGRVVMATVKGDVHDIGKNIVGVVLACNGYEVTDLGVMVPAAKILDTAAEIGADVIGLSGLITPSLDEMVGVATEMTRRGLTTPLLIGGATTSAAHTAVKIDPAYSGTVVHVVDASRAVGVAADVIGRESAIAARVGAEYAELRERHGAKKVTLVDLATARAGSRAVEAPGQPTPQVLGRRVIEPDLAELVDIIDWTPFFSAWELRGTYPAILDDPRQGEQARHLFADGQALLARIVEEKLLVARGVVGLWPAHREGDDIVVEPDDGGPSDGSARPDGAPAGSSAGEGVRLHTLRQQKERANGYAALADFVAPAGDHLGGFAVGVHGADELAATFRADHDDYSAILAQTLADRLAEAFAEWVHRYVRRDLWGYAPDEDLPVTDLVRERYAGIRPAPGYPAQPDHTEKRTLFALLGADEAGMALTESCAMTPTSAVSGLIIGHPEARYFAIGKLGRDQVTDYAARKGWSVAQAETWLGPNLGYTP